The DNA segment ctgagggtgtgatgAATATTAAgtctttaaagggtacagatccaagagcttaGGTGAAACAGAATGGAGTGCAAGTAGGGGATACAAGGGCTCagacaaggaaggcctcctggaagagatgtgattttaggagggctttgaaggtggggaaaggagtggtctgttagatatgaagtgaAAAGGAATGCCAGGCCACAGGgacgggcaagaggttggtggtgggatagtCAGAGGCCTTTGGAGGAATGAATTTTGCAGcctgggttgcagtagatcaACAAGGTAAGGTGGAGAGCTGCCTGAGTTCCTAACAGCCGacgttaaggagtttctgattgacgaagagatggatagacaaccacAGGAGCTCTTTTGAGACGTGGGAAGACACGGAcggaacatttttttagaaagattATCTGAACGGCAGAGTGAACTACGGAATGAAGGGGTGAGAGACAGGTAGCAGGGAGATCAGGAAGGTTGATGcggtagtcgaggtgggatataaattcttggattagcagaatagcagtttagatggcAAGGGACAGATGGATTCTTGagatgtgctctgcatacagtaagcactcagataccactgattgaccgactgatgggGTTTGGCGACAgatcgaatacgtgggttgaatgaaagagttgagtggaagataatgccaaggttactggtttgtgagacagggaagatggtgattctctctacagtgatgggaaagtcaggtagaggacagggtttgattgggaagatgagaagtcctGCTTTAGACATGTTACGTTGGAGGCATCGGTGGGACACCCAGGAGGAAATCGGTAGacctcagagaaagagagaaggcagagccgaagaggtagatttgggaatcacaggtgtagagatagtagctgaagctgtgacttctccaagggagtaggtgtatttggagaataaaaggggacccagaaatgagccttgagggcccCCCACGGttagagagggtgggagggggaaggaggaacctgcaaaagagactgagaatgagagcccggagagatagaaggagaaccaggagaggacagtgttagcgCAGTCAAAATTAGATCacgtttccaggaggaggaggtggtccacagtgtcgaaggcagcggaaaagttgaggaggattaagatggagtagcaGGCCCTGGATCTGGCAAGTAGGAGGTCAAAGGATGACAGCCATCAAGGGCATCACTAGCTCTTTGAAGCTTCTACTTGctgcacctgagaagcagcgtggctcagtggaaagagcccgggctttggagtcagggctcaggagttcgaatcccagctctgccacttgtcggctgggtgaccgtgggcaagtcacttaacttctctgggcctcagttccctcatctgtaaaatggggattaagaccgtgagcctcacgtgggacaacctgattcccccgtgtctaccccagcgcttagaacagtgctcggcacatagtaagcgcttaacgaataccaacattattaattcaatCCGCTCCTCACATTCCCCGAGTGAGGGCAGaactcaccccttctagactgtaatctggttgcgggcagggaatatgtctatttattgttgaatcttactttcccaagtatttagtatagtgctctgcacacaataagctctcaataaatacaaccgattgaacCAGAAATAGGTGTCCTTAAAAAcaaatgggttctagtccccgctccaatactcgtctgctgtgtgaccttggacaaacgactcaacttctctgtgcctcaattacctcatctggaaaatggagattaagactgtgaaccccaagtgggacaacctgatgaccttgtatctacccagcgcttagaacactgcttggcacatagcgcttaacaaataccatgatcatcaacACATGCATGTGAACAGATCAGGCTTAGTCCTAAATTTTCAGTGAGGGGTGATTCGTACAAAGGACCATTTCAGCCTTTCCCCGTCTCTCCAAAGGGCTGAATGTCCTATTTCCAGGGCGTTGGCCAGGAAGAACACCAGTTCTGAAGGATGTTTCAGAGGACGAGAGTCTGTTCAACAAGTGTTTTACACATTTCCATCCTGTCCTCAAGCCTCACTGTTGTAATAGCAACGCTGTGATTCCTACCTCAAGCGCTAGCACGCTGACGGGTGCAGAGGAAAAACCCACCAATAGGTCGAGGCAATCATCGCTCATCTGGCCGTCCTCGGGTTAGCGGTTGAAAGGAGGGCTCTTGTTTTTTTTAAGCCCCTGCCAAAATAGGTAGAATACCTCAAATCAAAAGGCCATATTTCTGAAAGTAAAGACGGTGGGTATGAAAGGAATGTAACGTCACCTTGTTCCATGATGTCAAGGAGCCTGTTGATGGAGGAAGAGATGATTGGGTCCAGTTGCCTTTGGACCCAAATAATTCATCACCCGAGGAGAACAACCTGCACCCAAAgaggacaaagagaagcagtgtggcccagtaaataataataacgatgttggtatttgttaagcgcttactatgtgccaagcactattctaagcgctggggtggatacagggcaatcaggttatcccacgtgaggctcacagtcttaatccccatttttacagacgagggaactgaggcacagagaagttaagtggcgtgcccacagtcacacagctgacagctggcagggccaggattcgaacccgtgacctcggactcccaagcccgtcctcgttccactgagccacgttacaggtctgggagtcagaagggcctgggttctatcccggctctgtcacttgtctgctgtgtgacctcaggaaagtcacttcacttctctgtgcttcagttttgacatctgtaaaatggagattaagcctgcaAGCCgcacaagggacaggaactgttgtccaaactgattagcttgtacctatcccagcactaagtacagtgcctggcacatagcaagtgcttaacaaataccacaattattatttgaactactttctattattattagggaggtaATCTGAACCCGAGGAGGAAAAACCTGTACCCACTGGGTAATAGTGAATCCAGAGAGGTGAGGGACATGTTTTTCCGTGATTTTTAGGCAAAGCTAGAGTTAAGTCTAAATACTTTTCCCTAGAAGAGCGGTTCTGGGGAAAGCAGCTTCAGGAAGCAACTTTAATTTTACTTTAATtttaattcaacccacatttcaGTTCCTGGTCCAGGACAGAGTCCGCTAAGGGAGCTATGAACTCTGCGAGttcatatcataataataatagcgtttactgagcaattactacgtgccaggcactgtactaagcactggggtggaaacaagcaaatcgggttggacagccccaccacgtggggctcacagtctcaatcgttattttccagaggaggtcaccgaggcccagagaagtgaagtgacttgcccaagttcaccaagcagacgagtggcagtgccagaattagatcccaggtccttctgactcccaggcccgtgtgctatccactacgccatgctgcttctctcccttaggTCCTTAACGGCACAGATCTTAGAAACCAAAAGGGAAAGGGCACAAGTCAGAGAAGGGTTTTTATTTTCAAGCTTTTTTCCATCTCTGAAcaatttcaccccatctcccgtATAGCGTCTCTCCAGAGCTGCCTTTAAACCGCGTCCTTTTCAAAGCAATCCCAGAAACCGATGGAGCAGCGGAACGAACGTCGTCGCACAGAGGCCGACCGAAGTATACGTCACAAACTTGTAGGGCACCTCGATTTCCAGTCTCCTCCGGGCTTCTCGGTTCCCGGTGGCCACCCGGAACCACGAGTAGAGGACTTGCAGGGAGAGGCTGCGGACAAGCTGACGGACCAAAAGAACCACCACGATCCCCACCGTGAATTTGGTCAGTCCCAAGAGGAGCACGCCCCAGGTGATGGGCGGGATTCCCCGAAGAACGTACTTGGTGGGCTCCGACGCCAGCTTGAAAAAGTGATTTATCCAGAAGCCTAGAGTCCCTCCGGCTCCTGCCGCCAGAATGGTGGTTGTGTCGGCTCTGGTCGGGCTGTAGGATTCTGATGCCGGGTAGTTATAGCATAAGAAGAAAGGCACGACTAGGACGAGTATTGGGAAGAGCGGATTGGCTGAATGCAGGTGATCGATCAAGTTCCACGCAGGGTAGGTGACGGCAATTAGCAACCCGGTAATCAGAGCTCCGCAGACCACGTCCTGcaaaaatgagaggaaaaaaatagaattcAAAGGTATAGATACAGGATTTTTATTTAGTTGGCTTATTTTTAGTCTCATCTCCTCCCAGCCTATAGCTCCGTGGGGATGagaaacagttaaaaaaaaataccgattatggtattaagcactttactaggtgcccagcacggtACGAAGGACCGGGGAAGATCAATCAAAtaatagatcagtggtatttattgaacgctgactgtgaaggcagagcaccgtactaagtgcttgggaaaattcaagacGACAGAGTTGACAggaaagttccctgctcacaggaagctagagggggagagagacagtaaaataaattacagggatgctcataaatgctgtgggcctgagggtgacaTGACTATctgatgcttaaagggtacagactcaagtgcataggcaacacagaagggagagggattaggggaaacgagggcttagtcggggaaggccttctggaggagatgtgattttaatgtggctttgaaggtggggagaggagtggtgtctcatatatgaaagggaaggcagttccaggccagaggtagaacgtggacaaggggttggcagtgattCAGATGAGAGTGATGTTCCACGCGTAGGTTAGCGTCGAAGGAGTGAAGCGGGAGAATTATTTTGAAGACGGatatcgtcgtgggcaggaaatgtttcttatattcttatatcgtactctcctaagcgcttagtacggtgctctgcacaaggttcgtgctcaataaatacgactgattgatatcggcggggttaggtaggagggggtgagctgattgaatgccttaaagctgatggaaaggagtttctgcttcatgcggaggtggatgggcaactactggaggaaaagggggattttagcaatgtcgtgaaggtaggcctgatgggatttggtgaccgattgaatgcgtgggttgaaggagagagatgagtcaaagataatgccaagattatgaacCTGTGttacaggaagggtggtggtgttgtctacagtggtgggaaagtcaggggaggacagggtttgggtttgaaaatgaggcattctgttttggacatgttaagtttgcggtgtcagtgggacatccaaatagagatttcctgaagggagatgggcagggagtatgtctgtttattgttatattttactctcccaagtgcttagaacagtaatctgcccattcattccatcatatttattgagcgcttactatgtgcagagcactatagtacaTTAAGCActgattaaatacaattgaatgaatgaatgacgaaatgtgaaactgcagggaaggagagaggttaataataataataataataataataatggcatttgttaagtgcttactatgtgcaaagcactgttctaagcgctgggggactataaggtgatcaggttgtcccacgtggggctcacagtcctaatccccattttacagatgagggaactgcggaacagagaagtgaagtgacttgcccagagtcacacagctggcaagtggcggagctgggattagaacccatgacctctgactcccaagcccgggctctttccactgagccacgctgctttactggAGGATTGGCGtggtagattattattattattatatttgttaagcatgtattatgtTTCAACCAGTGGTCTAAATGCTGCAGCAGAtaaaagacagtcaggttggacacagtccttgtcccacatgggctccacagactaggaaggagaacaggtttgaaaaccccattttacaggcgaggaaactgacccacagagaagttaagagatctgcccaaggttacacagccggcaactggcagacctgggtttagagcctgggtcttttgattcccaggtctgggctctatccaccaggccacactgcttcttcatgcCTGGGAATCATCCCATAGAgaagttagatacaagataagcaggtcagacacagttactgtcccacttggggctctgtaTCTTAAAGACGACACGCCAGAGAAAGGCTAATAATCCTGATCACAATCATGAACCACACACATATCAAATGTCAAAGGAAAACAGTGAAACTAGTGATTCTTTTTGACACTGCAGAGGACTGGGAACTTGAAATTCATATTTTGTTTTAAAACTCAAAATTACTGCCGAGATCAGCATCAGGTAAAGGTCAAGTGTTGATGCTCTCCTGAAAGCGAAAGAGGTGCAGTAATTCACAGACAATACTGCTGAAGACATATGGGCCCGTGGTGGCTGGCTTCCTAAAGTTTCCGGGGAGAGTTCACTGTCCTATTAATAgtaacataataacaataataatggtggtatttgttaagcgcttactatgtgcaaagcactgttctaagcgctgggggatacaaggcgatcaggttgtcccacgtggggctcgcagttttaatcccccttttacagatgaggtaactgaggcacagggaagtgaagcgacttgcccaaagactcacagctgacaagcggcagagccggcattcgaacccatgacctccgactcccaagcccgggctctttccactgagccaagctgcttccctaacatcGCCCCAGACATCTGAAACTTGCAAACATTTTTGGTAAAAACCCGTAACTTTTGGAATAGTCTGCACTTAGAGTCTTGAGGTGCTTTATAAATGGGCCACACCGTGATTCAGTAAATCTCTGACATACGCTGGGgtataaagaaaaataattttcattaaGATGATCATTTCTTATGCATTAGCAAAATTGATGGCAGGAAAAAAATCCTGGTGCTAATTGATTGCTTTACATATAGAGCTCCtctacagactgtaagttccttgtgggcagggaacatgtctaccaactgtgtttattataccctcccaagcgcttttaGTACAAacctctgtgctcaataaataactccgATGGATTGATTTACATAACACAGCCAACGATTAAAACACAGAGTACCTCACTCAGCTGCAGGGCAAACAGTCTCCTGAAGCTactaaggatttttaaaaaagatatttgCACAAATCATTAAAATTTGGTAGCTGACCTTTCCAGAGCCTCTGGTTCTTGGTTGGAATAAAAAGTTACATAttaaccacgggcttgggagtcagaggacgtgggttctaattccggctctgccacttgtctgctgtgtgctatgtgaccttgagcaagtagtcacttaacttctctgtgtctcagttacctcatctgtaaaatggggattaagaccgagagccccacgtgggacaacctgattgccttgtatctgacagcatttagaacagggcagaacaaataccattattattattattattagtcgatgCAACTGTTTAACCACGCAAGAGAAGACAGGTAGAAGAGCTGATATTTTGGGTAGGGAGGTGCCCAACTGTCCAGGACTATGGGTgccacattgaccttttcagcacACA comes from the Ornithorhynchus anatinus isolate Pmale09 chromosome 1, mOrnAna1.pri.v4, whole genome shotgun sequence genome and includes:
- the SGPP2 gene encoding sphingosine-1-phosphate phosphatase 2, encoding MGQEIFYITFLPFTHWNIDPYVSRRLIVIWVVVMYIGQIAKDILKWPRPFSPPVVQLEKRVIAEYGMPSTHTMAATAISFTLLISTMNRYKYPFEVGVMAAVLFSTLVSLSRLYTGMHTVLDVVCGALITGLLIAVTYPAWNLIDHLHSANPLFPILVLVVPFFLCYNYPASESYSPTRADTTTILAAGAGGTLGFWINHFFKLASEPTKYVLRGIPPITWGVLLLGLTKFTVGIVVVLLVRQLVRSLSLQVLYSWFRVATGNREARRRLEIEVPYKFVTYTSVGLCATTFVPLLHRFLGLL